One Archangium lipolyticum DNA segment encodes these proteins:
- a CDS encoding response regulator: MKRILVVDGEPVAAGALCDLLLMDGYSAVGLCESKEALERLRNEVFDAIITDVELPGGNGLDVVRTARESRPDVPVLVVTGLVSSLASTAALSLGVYRVLGKPLRYETLISELRTCIQGR; the protein is encoded by the coding sequence ATGAAGCGCATCCTGGTGGTGGATGGGGAGCCGGTGGCCGCCGGAGCGCTGTGCGACCTCTTGTTGATGGATGGCTACTCCGCGGTGGGCCTGTGCGAGAGCAAGGAGGCCCTCGAGCGCCTTCGGAACGAGGTCTTCGACGCGATCATCACCGACGTGGAGCTGCCCGGAGGCAATGGGCTGGACGTGGTGCGCACCGCCCGCGAGTCCCGGCCGGACGTGCCGGTGCTGGTGGTGACGGGGCTCGTGAGCTCGCTGGCCTCCACGGCCGCCCTTTCATTGGGCGTGTACCGGGTGCTGGGCAAGCCCCTGCGCTACGAGACGCTCATCTCCGAGCTGCGGACCTGCATCCAGGGCCGTTGA
- a CDS encoding hemerythrin domain-containing protein, producing the protein MDAIDILMNEHRHIERVLDVLERAVVHGRGGGDVSPVLFERAAQFLLTFVDGSHDAKEGEVFQAITSRGLPLGEGVMAALSAQHAVGRELAEELRETARAVTRGEKEPEDIYVLADRYVRLERGHTEAEEGRFFPIVRRLLPVDMMERVRAKFARIEAAHGPLADAADALELAFPLPATPMRRMGGGRPQPWGGR; encoded by the coding sequence ATGGACGCCATCGACATCCTGATGAACGAGCATCGCCACATCGAACGCGTCCTGGACGTGCTCGAGCGGGCCGTGGTGCACGGGCGTGGCGGAGGCGATGTCTCCCCGGTGCTCTTCGAGCGGGCCGCGCAATTCCTCCTCACCTTCGTGGATGGCAGCCATGACGCGAAGGAGGGCGAGGTCTTCCAGGCCATCACCTCGCGCGGGTTGCCGCTGGGCGAGGGCGTGATGGCGGCGCTCTCCGCGCAGCACGCCGTGGGGCGCGAGCTGGCCGAGGAGCTGCGCGAGACGGCGCGGGCCGTGACTCGGGGCGAGAAGGAGCCCGAGGACATCTACGTGCTCGCGGATCGCTACGTGCGCCTGGAGCGGGGCCACACGGAGGCGGAGGAGGGGCGGTTCTTTCCGATCGTCCGGCGGCTGCTGCCGGTGGACATGATGGAGCGGGTGCGGGCGAAGTTCGCGCGCATCGAGGCCGCGCACGGGCCGCTGGCCGACGCGGCGGATGCCCTGGAGCTGGCCTTTCCCCTGCCGGCCACCCCCATGCGCCGGATGGGGGGTGGACGCCCACAACCGTGGGGCGGGCGGTGA
- the hemN gene encoding oxygen-independent coproporphyrinogen III oxidase: protein MRSSLEIPTPSEELMRRYDVAGPRYTSYPTAPEWKQDFGTEHYAERLDVAGTAGADEPLSLYVHLPFCRSLCWYCGCNVVISQDRSAADTYIDHVLQELARVVERLGHRRKLSQVHWGGGTPTFLSERQLERLWSGITQHLSPLPDAEVAIEVHPAVTTPEQLSLLRELGFNRVSMGLQDFDPKVQEVTNRHQPFEQTRALLEHARNLGFSGVNFDLIYGLPYQNPEGWERTLRQVLELRPDRLAVYSFAFIPDVLKHQRRMPAEALPDARTKLGLFRSAWAAFVEAGYRPIGMDHFAVPEDELARAQERRALGRNFQGYTVKAASDVVALGSTGISDVGGAYAQNVRALPYYYERVREGRFATERGIQLTEDDRRRRALITQLMCNFWVDLGEDGTRDFALELERLRPLEDDGLVRRDGSQLEVTPLGRLFVRNVAMVFDAYLRRAERPRFSRTV, encoded by the coding sequence ATGCGCTCGTCCCTGGAAATCCCCACGCCTTCCGAAGAGCTGATGCGGCGTTACGACGTCGCCGGCCCCCGCTACACCAGCTATCCCACCGCCCCGGAGTGGAAGCAGGACTTCGGTACCGAGCACTACGCGGAGCGGCTCGATGTGGCCGGAACTGCTGGCGCCGATGAGCCTCTCTCCCTGTACGTGCACCTGCCCTTCTGCCGCAGCCTCTGCTGGTACTGCGGGTGCAACGTGGTCATCTCCCAGGACCGGAGCGCGGCGGACACCTACATCGACCATGTCCTCCAGGAGCTGGCCCGGGTGGTGGAGCGGCTGGGCCACCGGCGCAAGCTGTCGCAGGTGCACTGGGGCGGTGGCACGCCCACCTTCCTCTCCGAGCGGCAGCTCGAGCGCCTGTGGAGTGGCATCACCCAGCACCTCTCTCCGCTGCCGGACGCGGAGGTGGCCATCGAGGTGCACCCGGCCGTCACCACGCCGGAGCAGCTCTCCCTGCTGAGGGAGCTCGGCTTCAACCGCGTCTCCATGGGGTTGCAGGACTTCGATCCGAAGGTGCAGGAGGTGACCAACCGCCACCAGCCCTTCGAGCAGACGCGGGCCCTGCTGGAGCACGCGCGGAACCTGGGCTTCTCCGGGGTGAACTTCGATCTCATCTACGGGCTGCCGTACCAGAACCCGGAGGGCTGGGAGCGCACGCTGCGGCAGGTGCTGGAGCTGCGGCCGGACCGGCTCGCCGTCTACTCCTTCGCCTTCATCCCGGACGTGCTCAAGCACCAGCGGCGCATGCCGGCCGAGGCCCTGCCGGACGCGCGCACCAAGCTGGGGCTGTTCCGCTCGGCGTGGGCCGCCTTCGTGGAGGCGGGCTACCGGCCCATCGGCATGGACCACTTCGCCGTCCCCGAGGACGAGCTGGCCCGCGCCCAGGAGCGGCGCGCGCTGGGGCGCAACTTCCAGGGCTACACGGTGAAGGCGGCCTCGGACGTGGTGGCGCTCGGCTCCACCGGCATCAGCGACGTGGGCGGGGCCTATGCGCAGAACGTCCGCGCCCTGCCGTACTACTACGAGCGCGTCCGCGAGGGCCGCTTCGCCACCGAGCGTGGCATCCAGCTCACCGAGGACGACCGGCGCCGCCGCGCGCTCATCACCCAGCTCATGTGCAACTTCTGGGTGGACCTGGGCGAGGACGGCACGCGCGACTTCGCGCTGGAATTGGAGCGGCTCCGGCCGCTGGAAGACGATGGGCTGGTGCGCCGGGACGGGAGCCAGCTCGAGGTGACCCCCCTGGGCCGGCTGTTCGTGCGCAACGTGGCGATGGTGTTCGACGCCTACCTGCGCCGGGCCGAGCGGCCCCGCTTCTCCCGGACGGTATGA
- a CDS encoding PAS domain-containing hybrid sensor histidine kinase/response regulator — MEESAEELYESAPCGHVSTRPDGTFIRFNQTFLTWTGYSREELLSGKRFQDLLTVGCKIFYETYYAPLLRMQGFVNEINLELKHRDGHSLSFLLNSIQKKDADGRPLLNRTALFHLVDRKKYERELLLARRKAEEAIKTKTDFVSMISHEIRTPLNAIMGISNLLGDTQLSPQQEEYVRILGFSSASLLNLINNVLDFNKMDAGKVTLEERSFDVRQLLYDTVYGLGLKAEEKNLPLRVEIDEQVPAYVVGDPLKLGQILTNLVSNAIKFTEKGAVTVELRLGELFPDSAALEFRVTDTGIGIARERLPHIFEEFTQASYDINLKYGGTGLGLTISQKLLELYGTRMVVESTPGRGSSFSFRLRLMIGEEPGEARLTAETPPDERSLQGRRILVAEDNEVNVFVLSRFLRKWGIEFDVVGDGRQALEKITGRDYDLVLMDLQMPGLDGFEATRLIRSLPSERLKRLPILALSASARISLGDRLASAGFTDFIGKPFKPEELFTKITLYGFRPSSTTAASRSDEEQQEQAVDPVRPPPGFSLEKFRRLTAGDRQALVELSTITLESYKVYKREFQEALETGNLEKFAFHAHKIKVTLELMQAHALKAALQQGKKLLAEKERAPDSIHATLHTIHGELDAMIRALEEARKE; from the coding sequence ATGGAGGAGAGCGCCGAGGAGCTTTATGAGAGCGCGCCTTGTGGTCATGTCTCCACGCGTCCAGATGGAACCTTCATCAGGTTCAACCAGACATTCCTGACCTGGACGGGCTACTCGCGCGAGGAGCTCCTCTCCGGCAAACGGTTCCAGGATCTGCTGACCGTCGGGTGCAAGATCTTCTACGAGACGTATTACGCCCCCCTGCTGCGGATGCAGGGTTTCGTCAATGAAATCAACCTCGAGCTGAAACACAGGGACGGCCATTCCCTGTCGTTCCTGCTCAATTCCATCCAGAAGAAGGACGCGGACGGCAGACCCCTCTTGAACCGGACCGCCCTCTTCCATCTCGTCGACCGCAAGAAGTACGAGCGGGAGTTGCTGCTGGCCCGCCGGAAGGCCGAGGAGGCCATCAAGACCAAGACGGATTTCGTGTCCATGATCAGCCACGAGATCCGCACTCCCCTGAACGCCATCATGGGGATCTCGAACCTCCTGGGGGACACCCAACTCTCGCCCCAACAGGAAGAGTATGTCCGCATCCTGGGCTTCTCTTCCGCGAGCCTGCTGAACCTGATCAACAACGTCCTGGACTTCAACAAGATGGACGCGGGCAAGGTGACGCTGGAGGAGCGGAGCTTCGATGTCCGCCAGCTGCTCTACGACACCGTCTACGGCCTCGGGCTCAAGGCCGAGGAGAAGAACCTGCCCCTCCGGGTGGAGATCGACGAGCAGGTGCCGGCCTACGTCGTCGGAGATCCACTCAAGCTCGGGCAGATCCTCACCAACCTGGTGAGCAACGCCATCAAGTTCACGGAGAAGGGAGCCGTCACGGTGGAGCTGCGGCTGGGCGAGCTGTTCCCCGACTCCGCCGCCCTCGAGTTCCGGGTCACCGACACGGGCATCGGCATCGCGCGCGAGCGCCTGCCCCACATCTTCGAGGAATTCACACAGGCCAGCTACGACATCAATCTGAAATACGGGGGCACCGGCCTGGGGCTCACCATCAGCCAGAAGCTGCTGGAGCTGTATGGCACCCGGATGGTCGTGGAGAGCACACCGGGAAGGGGCTCGTCCTTCTCCTTCCGCTTGCGTCTGATGATTGGAGAGGAACCAGGGGAAGCGAGGCTCACGGCGGAGACCCCTCCGGACGAACGGTCGCTCCAGGGCCGCAGGATCCTGGTGGCGGAAGACAATGAAGTGAACGTGTTCGTCCTCTCGCGCTTCCTCCGGAAGTGGGGCATCGAATTCGACGTGGTGGGAGATGGCCGGCAAGCCCTGGAGAAGATCACCGGGCGCGATTACGACCTGGTGCTGATGGACCTGCAGATGCCCGGGTTGGATGGCTTCGAAGCCACCCGGCTCATCCGGAGTCTTCCCTCCGAGCGGCTCAAGCGGCTGCCCATCCTCGCGCTCTCCGCTTCCGCCAGGATCAGCCTGGGAGACCGGCTCGCGTCCGCGGGCTTCACCGACTTCATCGGGAAGCCCTTCAAGCCGGAGGAGCTCTTCACGAAAATCACCTTGTACGGCTTCCGGCCCTCGTCAACCACCGCGGCCAGCCGCTCCGATGAGGAGCAGCAGGAACAAGCCGTGGACCCGGTGCGTCCCCCGCCGGGTTTCAGCCTCGAGAAGTTCAGGCGGTTGACCGCGGGCGACCGTCAGGCCCTGGTGGAGCTGAGCACCATCACCCTCGAGAGCTACAAGGTCTACAAGCGCGAGTTCCAGGAGGCGCTCGAGACGGGCAACCTGGAGAAGTTCGCCTTCCATGCCCATAAAATCAAGGTGACCCTGGAGCTGATGCAGGCCCATGCGTTGAAGGCGGCCCTGCAACAGGGCAAGAAGCTCCTCGCGGAGAAGGAGCGCGCGCCGGACAGCATCCATGCCACCCTTCACACCATCCACGGCGAGCTGGATGCGATGATCAGGGCGTTGGAGGAAGCGCGGAAGGAGTAG
- a CDS encoding SDR family NAD(P)-dependent oxidoreductase — MTEMPYRTALVTGASSGLGRGLALWFGKRGVKVFAAARRLDNLEALAREARVSGADIEPVALDVSEAEATLERVRELDDACGGLDLVVANAGVGGQTDARNFPWEHAKRIIDVNVTGAVATLSAVLPRMVERNRGHLVGVSSLASCRGLPQNAAYSASKAFLNTFLESLRVDLQGTRVRVTCIKPGFVKTEMTAGIRHFMPFLLESEPAVELMGRAISRGAAEYGFPWPMDRAVGLAKLVPNFLFDAVASRVL, encoded by the coding sequence ATGACGGAGATGCCTTATCGGACGGCGCTGGTGACGGGCGCCTCCAGCGGTCTGGGCCGGGGTCTGGCGTTGTGGTTCGGCAAGCGCGGCGTGAAGGTGTTCGCCGCCGCGCGGCGCCTCGACAACCTCGAGGCCCTGGCCCGGGAAGCCCGGGTGTCCGGCGCCGACATCGAGCCCGTGGCGCTGGATGTCTCCGAGGCGGAGGCCACGCTCGAGCGCGTCCGTGAGCTGGACGACGCCTGCGGCGGGTTGGATCTGGTGGTGGCCAACGCGGGCGTGGGGGGACAGACCGACGCCCGGAACTTCCCCTGGGAGCACGCGAAGCGGATCATCGACGTGAACGTCACCGGGGCCGTGGCCACGTTGTCCGCGGTGCTGCCGCGGATGGTGGAGCGCAACCGCGGACACCTGGTGGGCGTCTCCAGCCTGGCGAGCTGCCGGGGCCTGCCCCAGAACGCGGCCTATTCGGCCTCCAAGGCCTTCCTCAATACCTTCCTGGAGAGCCTGCGGGTGGATCTCCAGGGCACCCGGGTGCGCGTCACCTGCATCAAGCCCGGCTTCGTGAAGACGGAGATGACGGCGGGCATCCGGCACTTCATGCCCTTCCTCCTGGAGTCGGAGCCGGCCGTGGAGTTGATGGGGCGGGCCATCTCGCGCGGAGCCGCCGAGTATGGCTTTCCCTGGCCCATGGACCGTGCCGTCGGCCTGGCGAAGCTGGTGCCCAACTTCCTCTTCGACGCCGTCGCGAGCCGGGTGCTCTGA
- a CDS encoding heme-degrading domain-containing protein — translation MTGLLEQLLEEEEALQFDHLGHEDALALGLRLLERARRERLPVVVDVTLAGLCVLQCALPGSRPDNHDWVRRKRNMVTRFWHSSYYMGRYYASKGTSLAGKPHLDPAEYADHGGSFPLLLRGTGCIGSITVSGLPQEEDHALVVGVLREWLAGQPRRDT, via the coding sequence ATGACTGGACTGCTGGAGCAGTTGTTGGAAGAGGAGGAGGCGTTGCAGTTCGACCACCTGGGCCACGAGGACGCGCTCGCCCTGGGACTGCGGCTGCTCGAGCGCGCGCGGCGCGAGCGCCTTCCCGTGGTGGTGGACGTGACGCTCGCCGGGCTCTGCGTGCTGCAATGCGCGCTCCCCGGCAGCCGCCCCGACAACCACGACTGGGTGCGGCGCAAGCGGAACATGGTGACCCGCTTCTGGCACAGCTCGTATTACATGGGCCGTTACTACGCCAGCAAGGGAACGAGCCTGGCCGGCAAACCCCATCTGGACCCCGCTGAATACGCGGACCACGGGGGCAGCTTCCCCCTGCTGCTGCGGGGGACGGGCTGCATCGGCAGCATCACCGTGTCGGGGCTGCCGCAGGAGGAGGACCACGCGTTGGTGGTGGGCGTGCTCCGCGAGTGGTTGGCGGGCCAGCCCCGCCGGGACACGTAG
- the cglD gene encoding adventurous gliding motility lipoprotein CglD — MALPPDDGGAQPESVSLLGPDSGIPSDFDLDCDGLSDEEEYLLVLAGGLKTHPGMQDTDQDGITDGVEMGRTSSVDPRCIFVTLADADPSTQTHPAVADTDGDGRKEGQEDINRNGRVDPGETDPNDANDYGQVPDAGTQQDGGSQVPPDAGTVPDAGTVPDAGTVPDAGTVPDAGNPDDPRAPGRDLDCDGLSNGQEYSNLYLGGLKTHPVSRDTDQDGIPDGVEVGITASVDPRCASVPADLDPASHTHPVVADTDGDGLKDGQEDTNHNGRQDPGETDPQAMDTDGDGLSDRLELEVTHTNPLTRDSDGDTCADGAEDADRDGRVDPGETNPNDASDCGPNRYPDADLDGVPDFIEDATGTNKLNPDTDGDGLKDGLEDRNHDGRVGPNETDPRKKDSDCDGLLDGADQGAFRGEDLNANGTREPAVETDPTRPDTDLDGILDGVERGIPAGAAPDSTCGYPGDADPSITTDPTNADTDADGIPDGAEDTNQNGREDLGELDPRDGSDGASNTLPGQACAPQNLRQVTFKDDNGGDLRLALRPSFQEVRQLLVGGNGRGFIGYDDTHKVAFIAYKRGQAGTSTTAVGDEAYVRGQLSPAVTSSTVTTQTFTTWDGHPAVLANYDQLATTNLRDYANAVANTLVGSGAGVLSGGAGVNGPYKIQAQYVHRSNQSVVVVLAITPANRFVEPGLFVMGDTAKGSALAQFGDTDAQQCEVFTSGNGVTDFLFVVDDSGSMEASQSSLGEAATAVANRLANSQLDWRIGMVTTSYTQTGYGIPNAGVFRGFTRDINQFKAWLQRNAPCPDTTALCWVGVSGSSDEKTLASARGAVDYMANASTPTDKKYRPGAKLVVIILTDVRDTNDLTPVSTYINYFKGANPTGQLIQMHGIVCDAAGGECYPGEPVNDQRHVEVIQATGGIMGSIRNSTSLQATINAIFDSVIAASGHRTLKAPIGASVRVALESVLDPSLCNASDLPRSRVNGFDVDGLSRALSFYGACRPAVVGTTKGAISYRYWTDRTPNKDGSPPPCSTDMAYYDPREPDFCRGRLACDLASGQCACPSDCGGGGSPGKVCNTDPAVCDFTCPSDCNGQCGRFEECNPNTCACQCVQSATCQPGMRFDPAVCGCVCDTAALGCGPTYQADPNLCACVCKPDCGGCGTGQQCNADFCRCEDTGASAADASALTCLDPLAASPVGR; from the coding sequence GTGGCTTTGCCACCGGACGACGGTGGTGCTCAACCCGAGAGTGTGTCCCTGCTGGGACCCGATTCGGGAATCCCAAGTGACTTCGACCTGGACTGCGATGGCTTGTCGGACGAGGAGGAGTATCTCCTGGTCCTCGCGGGCGGGCTGAAGACGCACCCGGGCATGCAGGACACGGATCAGGACGGCATCACGGACGGCGTCGAGATGGGACGCACCTCGAGCGTCGACCCGCGCTGCATCTTCGTGACATTGGCGGATGCGGACCCTTCCACCCAGACCCACCCGGCGGTGGCGGACACGGATGGTGATGGGCGGAAGGAGGGGCAGGAGGACATCAATCGCAACGGTCGTGTGGACCCGGGCGAGACGGACCCGAACGACGCCAACGATTACGGCCAGGTGCCAGATGCCGGCACCCAGCAGGATGGTGGGAGCCAGGTGCCGCCCGACGCGGGCACGGTGCCGGACGCGGGCACGGTGCCGGACGCGGGCACGGTGCCGGACGCGGGCACGGTGCCGGACGCGGGCAATCCAGATGATCCGAGAGCCCCGGGGCGGGACCTGGACTGCGATGGTCTGTCCAATGGGCAGGAGTACTCCAATCTCTACCTGGGTGGGCTGAAGACGCACCCGGTCTCGCGCGACACGGATCAGGACGGTATTCCGGACGGTGTCGAGGTGGGCATCACGGCGAGTGTCGACCCGCGTTGTGCCTCGGTGCCGGCGGACCTGGACCCCGCGAGCCACACGCACCCGGTGGTGGCGGACACGGATGGTGATGGACTGAAGGACGGGCAGGAGGACACCAACCACAACGGCCGGCAGGACCCGGGCGAGACCGATCCCCAGGCGATGGACACGGATGGTGATGGCCTCTCCGACAGGCTCGAGCTCGAGGTCACCCATACCAACCCGCTCACTCGGGACTCCGACGGTGACACCTGCGCGGACGGCGCGGAAGACGCCGACCGCGACGGCAGGGTGGATCCGGGCGAGACGAACCCGAACGATGCCAGCGATTGCGGCCCGAACAGGTACCCCGATGCGGACCTCGACGGGGTGCCGGATTTCATCGAGGACGCCACGGGGACGAACAAGCTGAACCCGGACACGGATGGCGATGGGCTGAAGGACGGTCTCGAGGATCGCAATCACGATGGACGCGTGGGCCCCAACGAGACGGATCCGCGCAAGAAGGACTCCGATTGTGACGGCCTCCTGGACGGTGCGGATCAGGGTGCCTTCCGCGGTGAGGACCTGAACGCCAACGGCACGCGTGAGCCGGCCGTGGAGACGGACCCGACCCGCCCGGATACGGACCTGGACGGCATCCTCGATGGCGTGGAGCGCGGCATTCCCGCCGGGGCGGCGCCCGACTCCACCTGCGGCTACCCCGGTGATGCGGACCCCTCCATCACCACGGACCCCACCAACGCCGACACCGATGCCGATGGCATCCCGGATGGGGCCGAGGACACCAACCAGAATGGCCGCGAGGACCTGGGCGAGCTGGACCCGCGTGACGGCAGCGACGGCGCGTCCAACACGCTGCCCGGTCAGGCCTGTGCGCCCCAGAACCTGCGGCAGGTGACCTTCAAGGATGACAATGGCGGTGATCTCCGCCTGGCGCTCCGGCCCTCCTTCCAGGAGGTGCGGCAGCTCCTCGTGGGCGGCAACGGCCGCGGCTTCATCGGCTATGACGACACCCACAAGGTGGCCTTCATCGCCTACAAGCGTGGGCAGGCGGGTACCTCGACGACGGCGGTGGGGGACGAGGCGTACGTGCGCGGCCAGCTCAGCCCGGCCGTGACGTCGTCCACCGTCACCACCCAGACCTTCACCACCTGGGATGGTCATCCGGCGGTGCTGGCCAACTATGACCAGCTCGCGACCACCAACCTGCGCGACTACGCCAACGCCGTGGCCAACACGCTCGTCGGCTCGGGGGCGGGGGTTCTGTCGGGTGGGGCGGGCGTGAACGGGCCGTACAAGATCCAGGCGCAGTACGTCCACCGTTCCAACCAGAGCGTCGTGGTGGTGCTGGCCATCACCCCCGCCAACCGCTTCGTGGAGCCGGGGCTCTTCGTCATGGGTGACACCGCGAAGGGCTCGGCACTGGCCCAGTTCGGTGACACGGATGCGCAGCAGTGCGAGGTCTTCACCTCGGGCAACGGCGTGACCGACTTCCTCTTCGTGGTGGACGACAGCGGCTCCATGGAGGCGTCCCAGAGCTCGCTGGGTGAAGCCGCCACGGCCGTGGCCAACCGGCTGGCCAACTCCCAGCTCGACTGGCGCATTGGCATGGTGACCACGTCCTACACCCAGACCGGCTATGGCATCCCCAACGCTGGAGTGTTCCGCGGCTTCACCCGCGACATCAATCAATTCAAGGCGTGGCTGCAGAGGAACGCGCCCTGCCCGGACACCACGGCGCTGTGTTGGGTTGGCGTCAGCGGCTCCTCCGACGAGAAGACGCTGGCCAGTGCGCGCGGCGCGGTGGACTACATGGCCAACGCCAGCACCCCCACGGACAAGAAGTATCGTCCGGGTGCGAAGCTGGTGGTCATCATCCTCACCGACGTGCGTGACACGAACGACCTCACCCCCGTCAGCACGTACATCAACTACTTCAAGGGCGCCAACCCCACCGGCCAGCTCATCCAGATGCACGGCATCGTCTGCGACGCGGCCGGTGGCGAGTGCTACCCGGGAGAGCCCGTCAACGACCAGCGGCACGTGGAGGTCATCCAGGCCACGGGCGGCATCATGGGCAGCATCCGCAACAGCACGTCCCTCCAGGCCACCATCAACGCCATCTTCGACAGCGTGATCGCCGCCTCGGGCCACCGCACGCTCAAGGCGCCCATTGGCGCCTCGGTGCGGGTGGCGTTGGAGTCGGTGTTGGATCCCTCGCTGTGCAACGCGAGCGACCTGCCGCGCAGCCGCGTGAACGGCTTCGACGTGGACGGTCTCAGCCGGGCGCTGTCCTTCTATGGCGCGTGCCGTCCCGCCGTGGTGGGCACGACGAAGGGCGCCATTTCCTACCGGTACTGGACCGACCGCACGCCGAACAAGGATGGCTCGCCGCCGCCGTGCTCGACGGACATGGCCTATTACGACCCGAGGGAGCCGGACTTCTGCCGGGGCAGGCTGGCGTGCGACCTGGCGTCGGGCCAGTGCGCGTGCCCCTCCGACTGCGGGGGAGGTGGCTCGCCCGGCAAGGTGTGCAACACCGACCCTGCCGTGTGTGACTTCACCTGTCCCTCGGACTGCAATGGGCAATGCGGCCGCTTCGAGGAGTGCAATCCCAACACGTGTGCCTGTCAGTGCGTGCAGAGCGCCACCTGCCAGCCGGGCATGCGGTTCGACCCGGCGGTGTGCGGCTGTGTCTGTGACACCGCGGCGCTCGGGTGCGGGCCGACGTACCAGGCGGACCCGAACCTGTGCGCCTGTGTCTGCAAGCCGGACTGTGGTGGCTGCGGGACGGGTCAGCAGTGCAACGCGGACTTCTGCCGGTGCGAGGACACGGGTGCCTCCGCCGCGGACGCGAGCGCGTTGACGTGTCTGGACCCGCTCGCCGCCTCCCCGGTGGGGCGGTAG